TGCTGTGGTGTTTCTCGCCCTCCGAGGTGGTTGCACAGCTCTGAAAGCAGATGCGTCGCCACTGCGGGTACGTCAGACGATAGCCGTGAGCTCTGAGCGCGTGAAAATCCAGTGTTGCCACCGCGAGAGGTGTCACCAGCAGGTGGAAGACACACATAACCCCCACGTTTCCCTGGCAGGTGGGAGGTCCTTTCTTGCTCCGCCTGTTCGATGTGCCACTCGTTGTGATCCGAAGTCGCTTGCGCTTGAGACCCGGCAACGAAACGCGAATCTGTCGAGGCCGCTTGAGTTTCCAGGTGTGGCCTGGTGCTGAGTGGCCACCTTGCGTCTTCCTTCCACCTAACGCCGTCATACAGCTCTTCATCGATTCCGTCCGAACTCGAACGGCAAGCCGCACCCGTGCCGGGGGGCTTCAACTCCAAAGACGCGACATTCAGAAATCCGGGTAGCGCATGCCAAAACAGCGCCACATACTTCGGGTCGCACTTGAACAAAAGTCGCTGTCCTGCGGTGAAAACGGTCCAAATAAGACTGAGAGGTGGCATATGCTGAACACGACTGCACGCATTCATAATTTCAACTACCTGCCTTTCCGTGAACTTTTTTTTCTCAACTGTCCCGACAGCCGTGCAGACAGCGTCGAAGACGGCGCCTTCGACCGGGTCCTGAGGCATGCGAGACAGAATATCCAGAAGCCGGCAGATGGACCTTGCATCTGACTGGAAACTTGCAGTGCCCTCGTCGCGAAGCCGCCgaagaactgcatgcgccagttCCCTAATTGGTCCAGAAGCAGGCCAGACTGGAGAGGCACCAGAActcttccagcagaaatTTTCGAGTGTCGCCAAAAGCATGACTGTATCCACGGGTGTCAAAAAGGGAACCATCGCATGCAAACGAGGGAGGCACGCTGAAAACAGTGACAGCTTCTTGGTGGTGTTCGTTTTCCCGAACTCGCATAACGCAAGCACAAGACTCGCGGCGTCGAACTCATGGACTGTATCCACCATTCTGCGCTCGAGGAGATCCAAAATGCCTTGAATCTGAGCAGAGGAACAATGGCGGGCACATGCATTCGCGAATCGAGCAATCAAGCGCGGCGTGAACGCCTCGGGATGTCGGGAAAGGCAACTGGATATGGCGGGGCAGAGGCTTTCGAGGAACTCGGCATCCAGAGGCGACGGTAGTTCCTTCGCAGACAAAGACAAATACGTCAAGGTCCGCGCAGAGAACGTGTGCTCCTCCTGTTTTACGCGCCTCTTTAGCGCCTCCACAGACTTTGGATTGATCAGCCCCAGCGACGCAAACGTGCTCACTAAATCGGCGAAGGTACCCAGTGGACACTCCTCGATGAGAGTCCCGACAATTTCCGAATCTCTGGCTTCGCTGCATCGTCCCGGCGCCTCCACGTCATCGCTGCGTCTTCGAGCACTGTTGCCACCACGAGTCATTTCCGCCACATTCACGGATACCACATCGTTTGTATTCTTGAGTTCCACGTGGATGGCTCGTGTCCTTCCCACACAAACATCAAGGAGATACCGTGCGTCATCTGTCATTCCTAAGGCCGCGAGGCATGCAAGCACGCGACCGACGGAGTTCTGCCGCGACAGCTGATAGCGCGGACCAAAAGCGACTTGTGAGATACGCTTAAGGGCGCATtttgcagagacagagaaagcatGTTCAGCCTGGTCAAAGGTAGGTTCGCTTTCCGTCTTGGCTCCAGGAGAATGACACAGGCCATGCCTAGACGACGGAACCCCAGCAGACGAACTCGTGATTGGGGACGCATGACAGTCTGACCAAGAGAACCATCTACGctcctggtggtgtccacGCTGCGATCCATGGGTGTTGCCGGTAGCGCGCACAAAAGAGCGGCATTCCGGAGCGTCCGCCAGTTTGTGCTGGGAGATAAGGGATACGATGAAGCTCCTGAGTCTGGCAGCTCTTTGGCCGGTCCATTTCGCCTGAATTTCAGAGGACAACATCCCCGACAAAATGAGGGTTATTACTGTAAGAAATCCTGTGGATAGCTACTCTCGATGGTCTAGACAGACTGTCATGACAGACGGGAGACCCCAACTAAGCGGGTCGCTCTGCCACACTGCGAAATGGAATTCAATCTTGGATGAAGGGGAGAATATACGGGTTAGCTCAGTGCGCTTCAACTGGATCGACATCCTAGTTCAGTGGAAACAACTCGGAATTATGTCAGCGTACAAGCGTCACCGGCAAAGGTGAACTTAAGACAGGCGCTGTCTTGGAAcaaggaaggcagaagagctCACCGTATTGGCTTGTAAGGTAGGAGCAGTCATACTGATGAATGTAAAACACGGCCAGGCGAGGTTGTGAATCGCCTGTGAATCCAGATGAAGTTGTCTCTCGTCGCGCCCGTTTCAATCAGGTAGACAACAGCGCACACCGGCCACAAGCCACAGTGAGACAGGAGACTGCTGTCGGACTCATGCCTCCTATTTCCGGCGAGAAAAAGGTAGGGAATTGCGCTTTGGCACTCCACGATCTGCAGCAACTGACCGGCGGTGTCAACGACAAACCGGGAACCAATCTAAATGAAAAAAGAGATTCTCCATGCCACTGCCTAGACCTGGCTGGAAAGCAAAAAGTACGATTCACTCGACGAAAGCAGCTGCTGGGTCGCGCGTGTCTATTTCtagaaggggagaagagagctgCCTGCAGCCACTGTACAAAGCGAACGGAAGTACGTGACAGTGTGGCTGTTGGAAGCTTTCTCAGGATCGACCCCCATTTCAGCTCAAGTTTCGCCACGGAGCGGGTCAAGTTCACACATGGAAGCATCGtcaacaagaagaaacgtgatggagaaacaagaaatcGAAAACGGGTGGACTGTCGCCTCAACGTTGCAGttgagaagacagcgaacacACCGTCCGCACAGGAAATTCAGAGCCTCGGAAAGAAAGCAGGGCGCGTAGTGGGTACCCGTAACTGTCCAGAGTTCTGTGGTTCGATCATCATTGTTCCAGTTAATCGCCAGAATCAGACCCGTCAAATTGTTCGATGAAATGTTGTAAAAAACTGTCCACAGAGGAAATGTTGCTTTTCGTCCTGCAAGCAAAGGGGATCGCGCGAGTCTCAACTGAGCACCCCTCAAATTGCATACACTCGGGAGATCGCATGCGCTGGGGCTGATACTGAACACCGATCGCTCCTGCTGCAAACAATCTGCAGTTAGTAAGGATAAAAGAAGCTCTACAACAATTTCTTGTAGTAGGCTAGCACATGGAGACACCGTCTTCAAGCGGGTTCTACGGCGCTATTCTTCCCAACCAGACTGAGGAGCGACGTTAAGGTCACTACAAAGAAGCTACCTCGTTTGGCCGGCCGCGCGACGCTCGATTGTGCTCAACAGCCAAGAGTTATCCATCTTTCAGTACCACTAGCGGAGTCCTATCGAACTGCCAGCTATACGACTCTTTCGAGCAGGATATAAACGCAAAATAAGGTCTTAAAATCCGAGTATTTAGACATAAGACTCGCTCTTTCTAGTCACTTGCATACCGTTTTTCAAGTGGCCCAGGACCTCAGGTGGCCGTGAGGGGTCTCCCGGTCTCGGTCGTGCGAGTACACACATGTTTCCATTACATTTCGCCGTTGTTGCCCACCGACTCGCTACAAATTCACATTTATACCGCAATTACACCTCGTGCAAAACATGTACGCATTCACTTGCGGAAGTGTTGTTTCTGTAAGGTGGGTGAAGCGCATTTTCATATCGAGGGGGCTTTGATGGAGTGGATAAGATTCTCTGAGTATGTTTTAGATTATGTTAACATGTTTGTCTCTTGGATGATTTGGAAGCAAACTGACGTGCATGACGGGTCAGACTGATAAAATTGATCGCGCTGTAAAAAAATGGTGCCACTGGTGATGGTGCTGAACTTCACGATTCTAGCATCGGATGCGTCGGCACGGAGGTCACTCGGAAAGTCTGCCGTTTCCAAGAAGTCAACGGAGGCAAGAATGCGAGTGTTTCATGCACTCGAGCTGGGCGCCTGTTCACGAGAAGCGTTGGAACGAATTTTATAATCGTCCGAGCACAGTGTTATTTTGTTTGCCAACTCTTCCACGTAAAACGCTACATAGGTGCCCTCAAAAAAACATTCCCCTTTTTACGCGACCTACCTCCGCTTGCGATCGTCAGTGCATAGAATATAGCGCTGAACATTTTAACACTCCTGTGGTAATTGCCGCAATTCCACAGTCTCGCTCCAGGTTAGGAATTTTTGAGGAGCCCCCATCGACGCGGCCTGCTCTCCGGTACCTAAAAACTTGCACCGCTGTGTTGCAGCGGGACAGTTCTAGCGGTTTCGAACGAACTGCACATCGGCCAGGGAAAACCAAGTTTGTTTCGCGTAGCTTAACGGCCGCCAACACGAATCCTCAGACAAAACTCCCTCTATAGCCGGATCCCACCGGCGTGTTTCTCCATTTTAGATTTCAACCGGTGCCGCGCGCGCCACGCTCTCATGTCTCCGGAGTCTATTTCCATCTCAAGCGCTGAAAGCCAGCAACAAGTGGGAAGTGTGGTCACGGCCTAGCAGGACCGCCCTGTAAGTGCATGCTTGTTGTCCCtcgcttgcatgcaagagGCAAAGAAGTTTTGCCAAAATCCTCTATGAGTGAACCTTTACGTAGATCGATAGACTACCTCAAGTGGCGCGTATCGTGGGTCCCCGAGCCGCTCCATCACAGACAACCAACACGGGAAAACTGAACCAACACACGAGCTCCCGACTCTCCATGTTCCTCATTTCGCTGAGAAAACTCCGATGGGACCGAACGAAAGTGGAAAACGCAGATTTGATAAAAAGTCATCCGTTCTCGATTACGAATAACGTTCCCACACTGTTGGCAGCCACAGCGCTTGCCTCTACCACTGTCTTGAAAAATCTCTGAAGGAAACTGCAGTTCCCAGTGTGCCTCTCCCGGGGTGCGCGCAGTACGCCCTTGAACCCTTCACGTCCTCGGAAGCGCTCACAACGAGCAACCCAGCCTGGCCTTTCCTCAAAGCGCCTCTTTCCTTCAAGCGACTCTCTGAAACCTCCGAAGACCCCGGACACCGGTCtaccttcttcctctcccgcttccctcttcttcagccACGCCGCGGCCCCTATCCCCCGCCGGTCCCCTTCCTTCCGGTCGCCGGCCCCCTGCGGGGTGGCCTCCTCGACCTCGAGGGGGGCCTCTTCCCCGACCCGGCGCTTGCGGAGGAAAGCCACTGGAACGCCCAGCGCATGGTGTCCCTGCTCCAAATCCTTCAGACTGAGGTGGAAGGCCAAAGATGCCGTGGGGCGGCGGCTGCATGAAGCCTGGAGGAGGCAGCGCCACATAGGGCGGTCCGAACGGCGGGAAACCTGGAGCCCCCATCGGGGGGAAACACGGAGCCGGAAAAAAGGGAACGCCTGGAGGGCCTGCCACCAAGGGCTGAAGGACAGACAAAACAGACACTCACAAGACAACAGTGAGGACTGCGCTAGCTTACAAACCCCTCTCCCCAGATGATTGAATCGTGTCTTGCAAccctgccttttcttttgcCTGGCTACAGTCGTCCACATTTTACGCCTGGAACGCCCAGCGTCTCGAAGAACCATCAGCTGTACGCGGATAACTTTGAAGCTTTCTCTGGGAAGGATTCACTGCGAACGCTCCGGCGCATTCCGGCATCCATAGACGCATCGGTTTTCGCTCGGAATTCTCTGTCTCACCGGTCCAGGAGGCAAACCAAAAGGCGGCATTGCCAACGGCCCCCCAGCCGCAGGGGCGGAACCCGGCAGCCCTCGGCTGTCCCCATCGGCCGCCGGGTCAGGCCTTCGAGTGCCTTCGTCAGATGTCCCTCGAGAAAGTCCCTCGAGGGGAAGGCTCATGCCTTTCGCCACATCGTCGTCCACATGTAGCTTCGGCGCGGGCGCCCCTTGGGCATCAGACGAAATGGTAGGGatggcgagaaaagaaaaaggagtaGTTGCGAAAAGCTGCTTCGGGGGCTCCACTCTAACAGGCGGCGACTCCGGATGCGGCGGCACCGGAGCAGGTGGCGGGCTCGGGTACGCATGCGGAGGTTTCCCGTCCGAGAAATCAAgcgctgaagaaaaacagcaaAGCGTCGACATGATTCCCCTGCAAAGACACATGTCCCTCACACACTCACGACTGGGGACTGGTCAGTCGTGTGCCGGCGGCTACCCCTGCTCCTCTCCTAGATCTGTCCCCAAGCATCTGTCTCGAAATATCAAAGATCCGAGTTTTCCGAACTGAAACCTGGCGAACGTGACGATCCCATGAGATTGAAAAGTGCAACACATTGTccgatttcttcttcgctcacGCAGAGGAGTCGTGAACTTCATCGGGGCGTCGCGCCGGTGCGTATGACTTTCTGTTGCAGGCTTCGTCCCGCTCACGCGGTGCTCCCCCTAAAAGACAAAGCACAAAAAAAATTTAAAAAAAGCGAGCCGCAGGCTCTGTTTCGTGAAAAACGCCGGTGTACACTCTAGTGTGGAACTTCACGGTGGAAACGGGAGAAATCAGGTTCCCATCGCTCTCTGACGTATTCGGTACGGCGTCACTCGTCGACCTCCAACTTGGCTCACTCCGTAACGAAGTGGGGAACTTAGAAGAACCAAGAGGACTGCCCGTGCGAAAGCACCAGATGCATTGGAGAAAGAACAGCCTGCTGGGCAGGAACGAAAACCGTAAACTCTACATGCTGAACCCGAGGTAGACGAAACTCGTTGAAGCAGTTGGATGCGCAAGAATGCTCTCTGCCTAAGCGACTGAAGACACTGTTTTTTCAAGAGCTGTTCTGCACGCATGCCCTCCCCGTCCCCAAGTTAAGGCACCGCAGAGACACGTACAGATCCGGTCGCAGTGCAGCCGTCGATCTCCTTGTAAGTATGCATGCGACGAAGTCTGTCAAAGCTGTCGGCTTCGGCCTTGCTCTGACGCAGGCACGCGAGGTGCTCTGCTGCCTCATCTCCCTTCAGTTTCTGTCCATTCTTCACGGACGCCTGCAGACACACCATCACAAAAAGAAGCGTCTAAAGCACTTCCCAACGCTAGAGGAATGCCTGCAAATGTTTGGAGTACCAGCATTCAGTGAAACCAGACAAAGATATAGAGGGGACTTGCGATGCAGAGCACACGGATAAAATACAAAGGTCTAGCCAAAGTAGACAGGAAGTACGTACACACCGTATCACCCGATTAACTCAAGAACTTGTAATCTTCTTATCGAGCGAATGCCACTCGTTCTCTTGCTAtggctttccttctctctgtcatGTCCCAGCGGCTTGAATTCGAGATCATCTTCCCCCACCTGCCGACGAGGGCAGAGCGCGCTGCAGGCTAAGTTCTCTTGTGTCCCGCGTGAAGTATCGTGCCGCCCATCGTACACTTGCGAAACCAACGCAGGCATACAAGCCGTTAGGCTACGGCAGTCACTAAAACTCAAACGCCTCTCCCAGCTGTTCGGCTGTACGACGTATCGGCGGGCTGGATCCTCATTGGACTACCTGGTCAGGAACTGGATGAACCCCTTCTACTCCCGATAAGGATGGATTTTATACTCAagtcttctgttctctctaTGTTTGCTCGGTATGAAGAAGATTCACGTCTTGCACAGTTGAACCACTGCTGGTGGGTCGTCAAGGAGCGCATCGCCCCCTGCTCTAGAACTTACGTTCACGACGCGAGGCTCATCAAGATTATTGAAGAAAACCATGTCTGCAACCGCTTGCCGGGTCGGACAGAAATGGACGCGACCTACGAAAACAAACTCAAAACGACTCACTCCAGATTCTCCATAAAACAACGCATCTCGGCCACAGAAACCGCTCGAATGAATGGCTCCCGATCACGCGGCTCCCCGTGAGGCAAGACCTGTGCAGCAACGAGAAAGACCGGAGACACCCCAGAACTCCTGTCTTTAGTTCTGAAAAGGTAAAACTCACGTCTATGATCCTCCGTGGCTTTTCGCGGAACGGGCTGGACCTCCTGGACCTCGTCAGTGTCTGCCGTCGGCGAGTACGTTCCTTCGATTTCAAGTCGCCGTTGcttgtctttgtcttccaAGTTCCAGCCAAGCTCCTCGAGAGAGCGCAGTGCCTCCTCcactctcgcctttctctcgcccccGAGCGCACTCTGCTTCCCAGTCTCTcggcgtgtctcctcgccgccgtTCAGCGCCGACcggcctgtctccgtttccggTGCAGCGTCAGTCATGGGTGACTCACTTCGCGCACCAGGCCGGGGCAGTGCAGGCGCCTCAGAAGCCCCCACGGAAGGAGCCTCTCCCTGAGCAGCTcctcgcgagagaaacg
This Toxoplasma gondii ME49 chromosome VIII, whole genome shotgun sequence DNA region includes the following protein-coding sequences:
- a CDS encoding hypothetical protein (encoded by transcript TGME49_269720); amino-acid sequence: MTAPTLQANTAKWTGQRAARLRSFIVSLISQHKLADAPECRSFVRATGNTHGSQRGHHQERRWFSWSDCHASPITSSSAGVPSSRHGLCHSPGAKTESEPTFDQAEHAFSVSAKCALKRISQVAFGPRYQLSRQNSVGRVLACLAALGMTDDARYLLDVCVGRTRAIHVELKNTNDVVSVNVAEMTRGGNSARRRSDDVEAPGRCSEARDSEIVGTLIEECPLGTFADLVSTFASLGLINPKSVEALKRRVKQEEHTFSARTLTYLSLSAKELPSPLDAEFLESLCPAISSCLSRHPEAFTPRLIARFANACARHCSSAQIQGILDLLERRMVDTVHEFDAASLVLALCEFGKTNTTKKLSLFSACLPRLHAMVPFLTPVDTVMLLATLENFCWKSSGASPVWPASGPIRELAHAVLRRLRDEGTASFQSDARSICRLLDILSRMPQDPVEGAVFDAVCTAVGTVEKKKFTERQVVEIMNACSRVQHMPPLSLIWTVFTAGQRLLFKCDPKYVALFWHALPGFLNVASLELKPPGTGAACRSSSDGIDEELYDGVRWKEDARWPLSTRPHLETQAASTDSRFVAGSQAQATSDHNEWHIEQAEQERTSHLPGKRGGYVCLPPAGDTSRGGNTGFSRAQSSRLSSDVPAVATHLLSELCNHLGGRETPQQIKGSRAGMEGEFSSGSWSAMQPRDMAMILNAMSRMELVHHRALYAADADLQQRGRITRFTIQELTLTLNAFSRLRFQLSPYTSNAISERLEHFVRCLNAGHSSRRKTAVHGEENLCLTYQQQAPVGLLCCLANSLVKLESPVCQTYGFLGILELIVGMCSDGAPDEPLGDRHQHKGGFLLRDGETTNPREIPTSQATQLMSSSKQESSSDALGSVLRFLQCTDQPHYAEHEVRDTNLDNSHFTEERVQQTPEKVDDGVRWSATARNLSLALFATTFWSYVSRTSLAVPSRERERSKLDAPLLLQVVNAVASAARNEGWRLDNPARRQCLMSALALWTMWTDERALSLRLQSRVNHPFLKCAHIIVSMLDMNCETTNPSDCRSSTVQEEVYCAMHGLMMQHVVPRDYLLKTEHQVLLYTVDLLLIRDVRGGSGEVPGQDERSTGCSSTIISLSETTLQRANDSYTKRVNAT